TGAAGCGTTCGAGTCGGACGTGGCTTTCATCGCCGCCCGCGCGGGCCATCGGCTGGCCCACATCATGGTGCCCAAGGTCGAATCGGTGGCCGACGTGCAGCGCGCCGCCGCCGCGCTCGACGCCGCTGGTGCCCCGGGCCTGCCGCTGCATGTGCTGGTCGAGTCGCCCGCCGCGGTGCACCGCGCCTTCGACATCGCCGCCCATCCGCGCGTGCAGAGCATCAGCTTCGGCCTGATGGATTTCGTGTCCGCGCACGGCGGCGCGATTCCTTCGGCCGGCATGAGCGTGCAAGGGCAGTTTTCACACCCGCTGGTGCTGCGCGCCAAGCTCGACATCGCCTCGGCCTGCCATGCGCACGGCAAGGTGCCTTCGCATTGCGTGGTCACCGAGTTCAAGGACATGGATGCCCTTCGCGTCGCCGCACAACAGGCCGCGCACCAACTCGGCTACACCCGCATGTGGAGCATCCACCCCGACCAGATCCGCACCGTCGTGGCCGCGTTCGCGCCCTTGGCGTCCGAGGTCGACACGGCCGCCGGCCTGATCGAGAGCGCGATGGCCGCCGACTGGGCGCCCGTGCAGTTCGAAGGCCGCCTGCACGACCGGGCGAGCTACCGCTATTTCTGGCAGGTGCTGGAGCGCGCGCACCAGACCGGCCTGCCACTGCCCGAAGCGGTGCGTCCGCTCTTCACCGAGCCGGCGGGGCAGCGGCATTGAGTTTGCTTGGCCACTATCCATTTGTTTTTTGATTCCCACGCATTTCCTTCCGGAGAACAACATGTCCAACACCTTTCTTGCCGACTACCGCGCCCATGCCGCCGAACGCGCTGCGCTTGGCATTCCGCCGCTGCCGCTGGAGGCCCAACAGGTCGCCGACCTGATCGAGCTGATCAAAGCACCACCGGCCGGTGAAGACGCGTTCCTGTTGGACCTGCTCACGCACCGCGTGCCACCCGGTGTGGACGACGCCGCCAAGGTCAAGGCCAGCTTCCTGGCCGCTGTGGCACACGGCGATGTGAGCGTGGGTCTGATCTCCAAGGTCAAGGCCACCGAACTGCTCGGCACCATGGTGGGCGGGTACAACGTGCACCCGCTGATCGAGTTGCTGGACGACGAAGAGACGGCCAGCACCGCTGCCGAAGGTCTCAAGAAGACGCTGCTGATGTTCGACTTCTTCAACGATGTGGCCGACAAGGCCAAGGCGGGCAATGCCAAGGCGCGCGAGGTCATGCAGAGCTGGGCCGATGCCGAGTGGTTCACCAGCCGTCCCGAAGTGGAGAAGAAGATCACTGTGACCGTGTTCAAGGTGCCGGGTGAAACCAACACCGACGACCTTTCGCCCGCGCCCGACGCCTGGAGCCGCCCGGACATTCCGCTGCACTACCTGGCCATGCTGAAGAACACGCGCGAAGGCGCGGCGTTCAAGCCCGAGGAAGACGGCAAGCGTGGCCCGATGCAGTTCATCGACGACCTCAAGAAGAAGGGCCACCTCGTGGCCTATGTGGGCGATGTGGTCGGCACCGGTTCTTCGCGCAAGTCCGCCACCAACTCTGTGATCTGGGCCACGGGCCAGGACATCCCCTTTGTGCCGAACAAGCGTTTCGGCGGCGTCACGCTCGGCGGCAAGATCGCCCCCATCTTCTTCAACACGCAGGAAGACTCGGGCGCTCTGCCGATCGAAGTCGACGTCAGCAAGCTCGAGATGGGTGACGTGATCGACATCCTTCCCTACGAAGGCAAGATCACCAAGGGTGGCGCCACCGTGGTGGAGTTCCAGTTGCGCAGCGACGTGCTGTTCGACGAAGTGCGCGCCGGCGGCCGCATCAACCTGATCATCGGACGCTCGCTCACGGCCAAGGCGCGCGAGTTCCTGGGCCTGGCGGCCAGCACCGCTTTCCGCCTGCCGCAAGCACCTACTGAGACCAAGGCCGGCTTCACGCTGGCGCAAAAAATGGTGGGCCGCGCGGTCGGCCTGCCCGAAGGTTTTGGCGTGCGCCCGGGTACGTACTGCGAGCCCAAGATGACCACCGTCGGTTCGCAGGACACGACCGGCCCTATGACGCGCGATGAACTGAAAGACCTGGCCTGCCTGGGCTTCAGCGCCGACATGGTGATGCAGTCGTTCTGCCACACCGCGGCCTACCCGAAGCCGGTGGACGTGAAGACCCACCGCGAACTGCCCGCCTTCATCAGCAACCGTGGTGGTGTGGCCCTGCGCCCGGGCGACGGTGTGATCCACAGCTGGCTCAACCGCCTGCTGCTGCCCGACACCGTGGGCACCGGCGGTGACTCGCACACCCGCTTCCCGATCGGCATCTCGTTCCCCGCGGGCTCCGGCCTGGTGGCTTTCGGCGCCGCTACCGGCGTGATGCCGCTGGACATGCCCGAATCGGTGCTGGTGCGCTTCAAGGGTCAGATGCAGCCTGGCGTGACCCTGCGCGACCTGGTGCACGCGATTCCGCTGTACGCCATCAAGGCCGGTCTGCTCACGGTCGCCAAGGCCGGCAAGATCAACGTGTTCTCGGGCCGCGTGCTAGAAATCGAAGGCTTGCCCGACCTGAAGGTGGAACAGGCGTTCGAGCTGAGCGATGCGTCTGCCGAGCGCTCGGCCGCGGGCTGCACCATCAAACTCAACCCCGAGCCGATCAAGGAATATCTCACCAGCAACGTCGTGCTGATGAAGAACATGATCGCCAATGGTTACGAGGACAAGCGCAGCCTGGAGCGCCGCATCCAGAAGGTCGAAGCCTGGCTGGCCGCGCCCACGTTGCTCGAAGCCGACGCCAACGCCGAGTACGCCGCCGTGATCGAGATCGATCTGGCCGACATCAAGGAGCCCATCCTGTGCTGCCCGAACGACCCGGACGATGCCAAGACCCTGTCCGACGTGGCCGGCACCAAGATCGATGAAGCCTTCATCGGTTCGTGCATGACCAACATCGGCCACTTCCGCGCCGCCGCCAAGCTGCTGGGCGGCCAACGCGACATCCCGGTCAAGCTGTGGGTCGCGCCGCCGACCAAGATGGACGAGAGCGAGCTGATCAAGGAAGGCCACTACTCGGCGTTCGGCACCGCGGGTGCCCGCACCGAAATGCCCGGCTGCTCGCTGTGCATGGGCAACCAGGCACAGGTGCGCGAAGGCGCGACGGTGGTCTCCACCTCCACCCGCAACTTCCCGAACCGCCTGGGCAAGAACACCAACGTGTACCTGGCCTCGGCCGAGCTGGCGGCCATCGCCTCCAAGCTCGGCCACATCCCCACCGTGGCCGAGTACCACGAGGCGATGGGCGTGGTGAACAAGGATGGCGCGGCGATCTACAAGTACATGAACTTCGACCAGATCGAGGAGTACGCGGAAACGGCAAAGGGCGTGACGGCCTGAGTGATTCCCCCCGCGCCGCCTTCGGCGTCACCCCCCAGGGGGCGGCGCTGGAGGGCCGGCGAAGCCGGACCCTCGGCGCCCTGGAATGAAAAGCCGCTGCTGTTTGCAGCGGCTTTTTCGCTTCTGCCTCTCGTTGCGCTGGGGTTCGATTCAGGCCGCGAGCGTGCGCAGCAGTTCGGCGCTGGCTTCGTCCGCCGGAAAGAACGTCTCCAACGCCAGTTCCTGCAGCGTGATGTCCACCGGTGAGCCGAACACGGTGGTGGTGCTGATGAGGCGCAGCACGCCCTGCGGTGTGCGGAATTCGAACGGCATGAGCACGCCGTGGTGCTCGCCCGGCAGCGCTCCCGCATCAGCGCCGAACGATTCCGGGTATGCCTTGAGCTCGGCCAGCAGAGCCGCCAGCGTCTCGTCCCCCGTGGCGTGGATCTGCTGGCGCAGGCGTTCGAAGAGGTGTTCGCGCCACTGCCGCAGGTTGGCGATGCGCGGCGCCAGGCCCTGGGGGTGCAGGCTCAGGCGCAACACGTTCACCGGGCCTTGCAGCAGCTCGGGCGCCGCACCGGCCAGCAGCATCGGCACCATGCGGTTGTGCATCACGAGGTTCCAGTGCCGGTCCATGGCCAGCGCGGGCCAGGGTTCGTGGCAATCCAGGATGCGCTTGACCGCGGCGCGTGCCGACGCCATGTCGGGCGCTTCCAGCGGGCGCTCGCGGTACATGGGCGCATAGCCCGCGGCCTCCAGCAGCGCGTTGCGCTCGCGCAGCGGCACTTCGAGCCGGTCGACCAGGCGCAAGACCATGTCGCGGCTGGGGCTGGCGCGGCCGGTCTCCACGTAGCTCAGGTGGCGGGTGGACACGTCGGCCACGTGCGCGAGGTCAAGCTGGCTCAAGCGGCGGCGTTGGCGCCAGTGGCGCAGGCGCTCGCCAAAAGGCGAGGGGGTGGCGGCGGCGTGCAGGGCGTTCATGGGCGGCATCGTAGGGCACGGGCGGTGGCGCGGCCATGACCTGCCACGTCATGGACGCCACGCACCGTCGACGGGACCATCTGCACCGGATCCCTCGATCCCGACTCTTTCCACCTCGTCATCCTGGAGTGCCTCATGTCCCTCATCCAGTCCCTCACGTCTCCCCTCGGCCTGCGTCGTGTGCTCTGGGCCGATGCCCTGTCGGGTTCCGGCACCGCCGGGCTGCACCTGGCGCTGGCCGGTTCGCTGTCCCCCTGGCTGGGCCTGCCCACGGGTTTGCTGAGCGCCTCGGGCATCGTGTTGCTGCTCTATGTGGCGTTGGCCGGCGCCCTGGCCTTGCAACCAACGCCGCCGCGCGCATGGCTGACCACCCTCATCGTCGGCAACTTCGCCTGGGTGGCCGCGTGCCTGGTGCTGCTGTTCGGCGGTGTGGTCTCGCCCACGCCTCTGGGTCAAGCCTATCTGGTGGTGCAGGCGGTGGCCGTCTTCGTGCTGGCCGAGCTGCAATGGACGGCGCTGCGCCGCACAAGGCTGGCCACGGCCTGATCGGGTGTGCGTTAGCGAACAGATGCGCGCACGTCGAACGCCTACGCTGGGGGCGTGCCAGGCATGGACGGTCCGGTCCATCTCTGGCCAAGCGGTCCATCCAAAAACGAAGGAGAACCCCCATGACCCTCGGAACCATTCTTCTCATCATCCTGGTGCTGATACTGCTGGGCGTCTTCCCCGCATGGCCACACAGCCGGGGCTGGGGCTACGGGCCCAGTGGTTTGCTGGGCGTTGTGCTGGTGATCGTGATCGTGCTGTTGATCACCGGGAGGATTTGAGTCTCCCGTTCCGCGCGGAAGGTTCTTTTCAAGTCTGTCAGCAAGGAATGGCGCGCTCCTGACAGAATGGGCCGGTGTTCTACCGAACCCGTCAGGAGCCCCACATGTCCAACACAAACCATTTCTCCCATCCGTTCGCGTCCACCGTCAAGACCTTCAAGACGGCTTCTGGCAAAAGCGGCCGGTTCTATTCGCTGCCGGCGCTGGCCAAGCAGTTCCCTTCGGTCAAACGGTTGCCGGTGTCGCTGCGCATCGTGCTGGAGAGCGTGCTGCGCCATTGCGATGGCGAACGCGTCACGCCCGAGCACGTGGCCCAGCTCGCGCAGTGGCAGCCCAACACCGCGCGCACCGATGAAATCCCGTTCACCGTGGCGCGCGTGGTGCTGCAGGACTTCACCGGTGTGCCGCTGCTGGCCGACCTGGCCGCCATGCGCAGCACGGCCCAGCGCCTGGGTCAGGACCCGAAGAAGATCGAACCCCTGGTGCCAGTGGACCTGGTGGTCGACCACTCGGTCATGGTGGACTATTACGGCACCAAGCAGGCGCTGGACCTGAACATGAAGCTGGAGTTCCAGCGCAACAACGAGCGCTACCAGTTCATGAAGTGGGGCATGCAGGCGTTCGACACGTTTGGCGTGGTGCCTCCGGGCTTTGGCATCGTGCACCAGGTGAACCTGGAATACCTGGCGCGCGGCGTGCACCTGAAGGGCGGGCTCTACTACCCCGACACGCTGGTGGGCACCGACAGCCACACCACCATGATCAACGGCATCGGCGTGGTGGCCTGGGGCGTGGGCGGCATCGAGGCCGAGGCCGCCATGCTGGGCCAGCCGGTCTACTTCCTCACGCCCGACGTGGTGGGCTTCGAGCTCACCGGCCGCCTGCGCGAGGGCGTGACCGCCACCGACCTGGTGCTCACCGTCACCGAAATCCTGCGCCAGCAGAAAGTGGTGGGCAAGTTCGTCGAGTTCTTCGGCGAAGGCACGGCCTCGCTGTCCTTGCCCGACCGCGCCACCATCGGCAACATGGCGCCCGAATACGGCGCCACCATGGGCTTCTTCCCGGTGGACGAGAAGACGCTCGACTACTTCCGTGGCACCGGTCGCAGCAAGGCCGAGATCGAAGCCTTCGAGGCCTACTTCCGCGCCCAGGAACTGTTCGGCGTGCCGCGCAGCGGGGACATCGACTACTCCCAGGTCGTGAAGCTGGACCTGGGCCTGGTCACGCCGAGCCTGGCCGGCCCCAAGCGCCCGCAGGACCGCATCGAACTGGGCCAGGTCGCCCGGCAGTTTGCCGAGCTGTACAGCAAGCCGAACGACCAGAACGGCTTCAACCGGCCCGCCGAGCTGCTGCACACGCGCTTTCACGCGGTGGACAATCAGATCGCACCGGTGCCGGTGCCGGCGGCCAAGCCCACGCCCGAAGGCGCTCCGCGCTTCGAGGCCGAGATGGTGGCCAACCGGCCGGTGCGCGCCCTGGCGCCGGCCAAGGAATTGCAACGCACCGACCTCACCGTGGGCAATGGCGACGTGCTGATCGCCGCCATCACCAGCTGCACCAACACCAGCAACCCCGGCGTGCTGCTGGCCGCGGGCCTGCTGGCGAAGAAGGCGGTGGAAGCGGGCCTGAAGGTCAAGCCGCACATCAAGACCTCGCTCGCCCCCGGCTCGCGCATCGTCACCGAGTACCTCACGCAGACCGGCCTGCTGCCCTACCTGGAGAAGCTCGGCTTCGCGCTCGCCGGCTACGGCTGCACCACCTGCATCGGCAACGCCGGCGACCTCACGCCCGAACTCAACGCCGTCATCACCCAGAACGACCTGATCTGCGCCGCCGTGCTCTCGGGCAACCGCAACTTCGAGGCGCGCATCCACCCCAACCTCAAGGCCAACTTCCTCGCCAGCCCGCCGCTGGTGGTGGCCTATGCCATCGCGGGCAACGTCATGAAAGACCTCATGACCGAGCCGCTGGGCAAGGGCAAGGGCGGCAAGCCGGTGTACCTGGGCGACGTCTGGCCCACCAGCGACGAGATCTACAAGCTCATGAAGTTCGCCATGAACGGCAAGGCTTACCGCGAGAACTACGAACGCGTGTCCACCGACCCGGGCAAGCTGTGGGAGCACATCAAGGGCGTCTCGGGCACCACCTACAACTGGCCCAAGAGCACCTACATCGCCGAGCCGCCGTTCTTCGACACCTTCAAGCTCGCGCAAACCACCGCCACCGAACCACCGGCCGTGCACGGCGCGCGCATCATGGCGCTGTTTGGCGACTCCATCACCACCGACCACATCTCCCCAGCCGGTAACATCGCCGAAAAATCGCCCGCCGGCCAGTGGCTGCTCGACCACGGCGTGCTCAAGGCCGATTTCAACAGCTATGGCGCGCGCCGCGGCAACCACGACGTGATGATGCGCGGCACCTTCGCCAACGTGCGCATCAAGAACCTCATGCTCGCACCGCTGCCCGGGGGCTCTCGCGAGGAGGGCGGCTGGACCATCTACCAGCTCGAAGGCGTGGGGCAGGGCCAGAAGATGAGCATCTTCGACGCCGCCATGCGCTACCAGGCCGCCGGCGTGTCCACCGTGGTGTTCGCGGGCGAGGAATACGGCACCGGCTCCAGCCGCGACTGGGCCGCCAAGGGCACGCAGCTGCTGGGCATCAAGGCCGTGGTGGCGCGCAGCTTCGAGCGCATCCACCGCTCCAACCTGGTGGGCATGGGGGTGCTGCCGCTGCAGTTCAAGAACGGCGATTCCTGGGAATCGCTGGGAGTGGTGGGCGACGAAACCGTGGACGTCATCCCCCACCCGGATTTGCTGCCGCAGAGCGAGGCCCGGCTGGTCATCACCAGCCCCAACGGCAAGCGCCGCGAGGTGGCCGTCATTCTGCGCATCGACACGCCGGTGGAAGTGAACTACTACCGCGACGGCGGAATCCTCCCCTACGTCCTCCGGCAATTGTTGAGCGCTTGAGCCGGATACCGCAACGCGGCATGATGTGTTTCATCCGCCACCAGGAGTCGCCATGCGAAAGCCTGCCTTGTACAGCCCGACCACCCGCGCCGTGGTCCGCAAGGCGGTTGCGCCGGCCGTCGAGGACGCACCCGCTGCGGTGGTGAAGCCGCCCGCGCGCTGGCGCACCGCCTTGGGGCGCATGGCCGGCAGCCCACGCACGGTGTGGTCGGCCCTGGTGTTGCTGACGGCCCTGCTCGTGGCCAGCGTCTGGCACGGCCAGAGCCAGCTGCCCAAGGCGCTCACGCAGAAGGACATCGACGCCGCCGTGCTGCGCACCCTGACCACCCAGAACCTGCCCTCGCAAGCCGCGCGTGCGGCCGAGAAGATCCGCCCCGCAGTGGTGCGCGTCGTGTCCTCCGTCAAGGACAAGAAGGGGGTGGAACAGGAATTGGGCGAGGGCACGGGCGTGGTCATCGTCGACAAGGGCGTGATCCTGACCAACCTGCACGTGGTGCAGGGTGCGCAGAGCATCAAGGTGGTGTTTGCCGACGGCACCGAGTCGGTGGCCAGCGTCACCGGCGTGCAGGCGCACAACGACCTGGCCGTGCTGCAGGCCCACACCATTCCCGACGACCTCATCGCCGCCACCATGCGCTCCACCGGCGACCTCGTGCCCGGCGACGGCGTGGTGGCGGTCGGCTTTCCCTTCGGCATCGGCCCGTCCACCTCCTCGGGCGTCATCTCCGGCTTCAACCGCGCCTTCAAGTCGCCCGAGGGCGAGCAGGAAATCGGCAACCTGATCCAGTTCGATGCGGCCGCCAACCCCGGCAACTCCGGGGGACCGCTGGTCACCATGGACGGCGAGGTGGTCGGCATCGTCACCGGCATCCTCAACCCGACCAGCCACCGCACCTTCGTGGGCATCGGATTTGCCGTCCCGATCGAAAGCGCGGCCAGCGCCGCAGGACTTCCCCCGTTCTGAACACCCCTCTTTCTTCACAGGAGCGCTCCATGGACCAAAGCAACGCCCCCGACACCGCCCAGCTCATGGAGCAGATCCTGTACGAGGTCAAGCGCGTGGTGGTCGGGCAGGACCGGTTCCTCGAACGCGTCATGGTCGCGATGCTGGCCCAGGGCCACCTGCTGGTCGAGGGCGTGCCCGGCCTGGCCAAGACGCTGACCGTGAAGACGCTGGCCAGCGTGGTGCAGGGCCAGTTCAAGCGCATCCAGTTCACGCCCGACCTCGTGCCCGCCGACCTCGTGGGCACGCGCATCTACAACCAGAAAACCGGCGACTTCAGCACCTCGCTCGGCCCCGTGTTCGCCAACCTGCTGCTGGCCGACGAAATCAACCGCGCGCCCGCCAAGGTGCAGAGCGCGCTGCTGGAGGTGATGCAGGAGCGCCAGGTCACGATCGCCGGTGACACGCACAAGGTGCCCAACCCGTTCCTGGTGATGGCCACACAGAACCCGATCGAGACCGAAGGCACCTACCCGTTGCCCGAAGCACAGGTCGACCGCTTCATGATGAAGGTGATGGTCGACTACCCCAGCGACGAAGAGGAATACGTGATCGTCGAGCGCGTCACCGGCCCGTCGGTGAACGTCAACGCCGTCGCCACCACCGACCAGCTCGCCGCCTTGCAGGCGCAATGCCGCCAGGTGTACGTGGACCCCTCGCTGGTGCAGTACGCGGTCAAGCTCGTGTCGGCCACGCGCAACCCGGAGAAGCACGGCATCAAGGACATGGCGCACCTCATCACCTTCGGCGCCAGCCCGCGCGCCACCATCGGGCTGGTGGAAGGCGCGCGCGCCCTGGCGATGCTGCGCGGGCGCAACTACGCGCTGCCCGAAGACATGATCGACCTCGTGCCCGACGTGCTGCGCCACCGCGTGGTGCTCTCCTACGAAGGCCTCTCCGAAGGCTTGAGCAGCGACGCGCTGATCGGCCGCATCATGAAACACATTCCAGCGCCGGCCCGGCCGCTGGAGCACGAGAAGAAAGTGGCGTGAACATGTTCGCGCGGCTCTTCGGCAAGGAAGGCGAGGTCCAGGCCAGCGGGGCGGCCGCGGCCACGCCGGTCGCGCGCCGCGCCGAAGCCCTGCTGCGCCGGCTGGAGTGGACCGTGCTGCGCCGGCTCGACGGCCTGCTGCAAGGCGACTACCGCACCCTCATGCGCGGCTCGGGCCTGGACCTGGCCGACCTGCGCGAATACCAGCACCACGACGACGTGCGCCACATCGACTGGAACGTCACCGCGCGCCTTCAGGTGCCCCACGTGCGCGTGTTCACCGAAGACCGCGAGATGGCCGCGTGGTTCCTGCTCGACCTCAGCCCCTCGGTCGACTTCGGCTCGGGCGAGCAGCGCAAGAGCCAGGTGCTGCTGGACTTCACCGCGGTGCTCGCGCGCCTGATCGGGCGCCGCGGCAACCGGGTGGGTGCGGTGCTCTACGGCTCGCGCGGCGAGCCGGTGGTCGACGCCGTGCTGCCCGCGCGCGGTGGCCGCACGCAGGTGCTGCGCATCATGCAGATGGTGTTGCAGCCGCCGAAGAAGACCGACGCCGAGCGCAAGAACGGCGTGACCCAGCTCGCCGACCTGCTGCGTGCCGCGCTGCACACCGTGCGCCAGCGCGGCACGCTGTTCGTGGTGTCCGACTTCATCAGCGAGCCCGGCTGGGAAAAGCCCCTGGGCGAACTCGCGCGGCGGCACGACGTGGTGGCCGTGCGCCTGCTCGACCCGCTGGAACTGGACCTGCCCGACCTGGGCCTCATCCCGATCCGCGATGCCGAAACCGGCGAACAGTTGCTGGTGGACACGCACGACGCCGGCTTTCGCCAGCGCTTCGCGCGCATTGCCGCGCAACGCGAAGCGCAACTGCGCGAGAGCCTGGGCCGTGCCGGCGTGGACACGTTGGAGCTGGCTACCGACGACGACCTCGCCGAGGCCGTGATGCGTTTCATCGAACTGCGCAAAGGGCGCCAACGCCACGCGCGCAACGGCCCGTCTGTGCCGCACATGCCCACCCAATTGCCCACGCGCGATCGCCACAGCCTTGCGCGTCCACGTGAACGTGAAGGAGCACGATCATGATGAACTGGTTGAACCACCTGCCCGTGAGTTTCCTGTGGCCGCAATTGCTGTGGCTGCTGC
The sequence above is a segment of the Hydrogenophaga sp. BPS33 genome. Coding sequences within it:
- a CDS encoding HpcH/HpaI aldolase/citrate lyase family protein, with protein sequence MSTHPRSILLGAQAGAFALPVCDHYSGVEARMRKSLALQAEMAAEFGTCVFDVTLDCEDGAPVGGEAEHAALVTELALAAAPEARVAVRVHAVDHEAFESDVAFIAARAGHRLAHIMVPKVESVADVQRAAAALDAAGAPGLPLHVLVESPAAVHRAFDIAAHPRVQSISFGLMDFVSAHGGAIPSAGMSVQGQFSHPLVLRAKLDIASACHAHGKVPSHCVVTEFKDMDALRVAAQQAAHQLGYTRMWSIHPDQIRTVVAAFAPLASEVDTAAGLIESAMAADWAPVQFEGRLHDRASYRYFWQVLERAHQTGLPLPEAVRPLFTEPAGQRH
- the acnB gene encoding bifunctional aconitate hydratase 2/2-methylisocitrate dehydratase, translating into MSNTFLADYRAHAAERAALGIPPLPLEAQQVADLIELIKAPPAGEDAFLLDLLTHRVPPGVDDAAKVKASFLAAVAHGDVSVGLISKVKATELLGTMVGGYNVHPLIELLDDEETASTAAEGLKKTLLMFDFFNDVADKAKAGNAKAREVMQSWADAEWFTSRPEVEKKITVTVFKVPGETNTDDLSPAPDAWSRPDIPLHYLAMLKNTREGAAFKPEEDGKRGPMQFIDDLKKKGHLVAYVGDVVGTGSSRKSATNSVIWATGQDIPFVPNKRFGGVTLGGKIAPIFFNTQEDSGALPIEVDVSKLEMGDVIDILPYEGKITKGGATVVEFQLRSDVLFDEVRAGGRINLIIGRSLTAKAREFLGLAASTAFRLPQAPTETKAGFTLAQKMVGRAVGLPEGFGVRPGTYCEPKMTTVGSQDTTGPMTRDELKDLACLGFSADMVMQSFCHTAAYPKPVDVKTHRELPAFISNRGGVALRPGDGVIHSWLNRLLLPDTVGTGGDSHTRFPIGISFPAGSGLVAFGAATGVMPLDMPESVLVRFKGQMQPGVTLRDLVHAIPLYAIKAGLLTVAKAGKINVFSGRVLEIEGLPDLKVEQAFELSDASAERSAAGCTIKLNPEPIKEYLTSNVVLMKNMIANGYEDKRSLERRIQKVEAWLAAPTLLEADANAEYAAVIEIDLADIKEPILCCPNDPDDAKTLSDVAGTKIDEAFIGSCMTNIGHFRAAAKLLGGQRDIPVKLWVAPPTKMDESELIKEGHYSAFGTAGARTEMPGCSLCMGNQAQVREGATVVSTSTRNFPNRLGKNTNVYLASAELAAIASKLGHIPTVAEYHEAMGVVNKDGAAIYKYMNFDQIEEYAETAKGVTA
- a CDS encoding MmyB family transcriptional regulator, giving the protein MNALHAAATPSPFGERLRHWRQRRRLSQLDLAHVADVSTRHLSYVETGRASPSRDMVLRLVDRLEVPLRERNALLEAAGYAPMYRERPLEAPDMASARAAVKRILDCHEPWPALAMDRHWNLVMHNRMVPMLLAGAAPELLQGPVNVLRLSLHPQGLAPRIANLRQWREHLFERLRQQIHATGDETLAALLAELKAYPESFGADAGALPGEHHGVLMPFEFRTPQGVLRLISTTTVFGSPVDITLQELALETFFPADEASAELLRTLAA
- a CDS encoding DUF3309 family protein; this encodes MTLGTILLIILVLILLGVFPAWPHSRGWGYGPSGLLGVVLVIVIVLLITGRI
- a CDS encoding aconitate hydratase — translated: MSNTNHFSHPFASTVKTFKTASGKSGRFYSLPALAKQFPSVKRLPVSLRIVLESVLRHCDGERVTPEHVAQLAQWQPNTARTDEIPFTVARVVLQDFTGVPLLADLAAMRSTAQRLGQDPKKIEPLVPVDLVVDHSVMVDYYGTKQALDLNMKLEFQRNNERYQFMKWGMQAFDTFGVVPPGFGIVHQVNLEYLARGVHLKGGLYYPDTLVGTDSHTTMINGIGVVAWGVGGIEAEAAMLGQPVYFLTPDVVGFELTGRLREGVTATDLVLTVTEILRQQKVVGKFVEFFGEGTASLSLPDRATIGNMAPEYGATMGFFPVDEKTLDYFRGTGRSKAEIEAFEAYFRAQELFGVPRSGDIDYSQVVKLDLGLVTPSLAGPKRPQDRIELGQVARQFAELYSKPNDQNGFNRPAELLHTRFHAVDNQIAPVPVPAAKPTPEGAPRFEAEMVANRPVRALAPAKELQRTDLTVGNGDVLIAAITSCTNTSNPGVLLAAGLLAKKAVEAGLKVKPHIKTSLAPGSRIVTEYLTQTGLLPYLEKLGFALAGYGCTTCIGNAGDLTPELNAVITQNDLICAAVLSGNRNFEARIHPNLKANFLASPPLVVAYAIAGNVMKDLMTEPLGKGKGGKPVYLGDVWPTSDEIYKLMKFAMNGKAYRENYERVSTDPGKLWEHIKGVSGTTYNWPKSTYIAEPPFFDTFKLAQTTATEPPAVHGARIMALFGDSITTDHISPAGNIAEKSPAGQWLLDHGVLKADFNSYGARRGNHDVMMRGTFANVRIKNLMLAPLPGGSREEGGWTIYQLEGVGQGQKMSIFDAAMRYQAAGVSTVVFAGEEYGTGSSRDWAAKGTQLLGIKAVVARSFERIHRSNLVGMGVLPLQFKNGDSWESLGVVGDETVDVIPHPDLLPQSEARLVITSPNGKRREVAVILRIDTPVEVNYYRDGGILPYVLRQLLSA
- a CDS encoding S1C family serine protease, which gives rise to MRKPALYSPTTRAVVRKAVAPAVEDAPAAVVKPPARWRTALGRMAGSPRTVWSALVLLTALLVASVWHGQSQLPKALTQKDIDAAVLRTLTTQNLPSQAARAAEKIRPAVVRVVSSVKDKKGVEQELGEGTGVVIVDKGVILTNLHVVQGAQSIKVVFADGTESVASVTGVQAHNDLAVLQAHTIPDDLIAATMRSTGDLVPGDGVVAVGFPFGIGPSTSSGVISGFNRAFKSPEGEQEIGNLIQFDAAANPGNSGGPLVTMDGEVVGIVTGILNPTSHRTFVGIGFAVPIESAASAAGLPPF
- a CDS encoding AAA family ATPase is translated as MDQSNAPDTAQLMEQILYEVKRVVVGQDRFLERVMVAMLAQGHLLVEGVPGLAKTLTVKTLASVVQGQFKRIQFTPDLVPADLVGTRIYNQKTGDFSTSLGPVFANLLLADEINRAPAKVQSALLEVMQERQVTIAGDTHKVPNPFLVMATQNPIETEGTYPLPEAQVDRFMMKVMVDYPSDEEEYVIVERVTGPSVNVNAVATTDQLAALQAQCRQVYVDPSLVQYAVKLVSATRNPEKHGIKDMAHLITFGASPRATIGLVEGARALAMLRGRNYALPEDMIDLVPDVLRHRVVLSYEGLSEGLSSDALIGRIMKHIPAPARPLEHEKKVA
- a CDS encoding DUF58 domain-containing protein codes for the protein MFARLFGKEGEVQASGAAAATPVARRAEALLRRLEWTVLRRLDGLLQGDYRTLMRGSGLDLADLREYQHHDDVRHIDWNVTARLQVPHVRVFTEDREMAAWFLLDLSPSVDFGSGEQRKSQVLLDFTAVLARLIGRRGNRVGAVLYGSRGEPVVDAVLPARGGRTQVLRIMQMVLQPPKKTDAERKNGVTQLADLLRAALHTVRQRGTLFVVSDFISEPGWEKPLGELARRHDVVAVRLLDPLELDLPDLGLIPIRDAETGEQLLVDTHDAGFRQRFARIAAQREAQLRESLGRAGVDTLELATDDDLAEAVMRFIELRKGRQRHARNGPSVPHMPTQLPTRDRHSLARPREREGARS